One Phragmites australis chromosome 23, lpPhrAust1.1, whole genome shotgun sequence DNA window includes the following coding sequences:
- the LOC133905873 gene encoding V-type proton ATPase 16 kDa proteolipid subunit — MSSVFSGDETAPFFGFLGAAAALVFSCMGAAYGTAKSGVGVASMGVMRPELVMKSIVPVVMAGVLGIYGLIIAVIISTGINPKAKPYFLFDGYAHLSSGLACGLAGLAAGMAIGIVGDAGVRANAQQPKLFVGMILILIFAEALALYGLIVGIILSSRAGQSRAD, encoded by the exons ATGTCGTCGGTGTTCAGCGGCGATGAGACGGCCCCCTTCTTCGGCTtcctcggcgccgccgccgcgctcgtcTTCTCAT GCATGGGGGCGGCGTACGGGACGGCCAAGAGCGGCGTCGGCGTGGCGTCCATGGGTGTCATGCGCCCCGAGCTCGTCATGAAGTCCATCGTGCCCGTCGTCATGGCTGGTGTGCTCGGTATCTACGGCCTCATCATCGCCGTCATCATCAGCACTGGGATCAACCCCAAGGCCAAGCCATACTTCCTCTTCGACGGCTATGCTCACCTCTCTTCGGGCCTTGCCTGTGGTCTCGCTGGGCTCGCTGCCGGCATGGCCATCGGCATTGTTGGTGATGCTGGTGTCAG GGCGAATGCGCAGCAGCCGAAGCTATTCGTGGGCATgatcctcatcctcatctttGCGGAAGCACTTGCCCTCTACGGCCTCATCGTCGGCATCATCTTGTCATCCCGTGCCGGCCAATCCCGTGCAGATTAG
- the LOC133905673 gene encoding filament-like plant protein 6 — protein sequence MVMDHAGWLWRRKSSDKSPGGSDSSMSVSSHSEQCSDDQEILRPISNNASPCHDQSPKASSRSKLDDSQEDGVTKSLSSKLAAGVNLNDPTPQHGQSVEPHVFSNIRDEEVKETMKGLNDKLSAALLTIRAKEDLVKQHAKVAEEAVAGWEQAEAEATVLKGLLEASSQKNASLEDQVSHLDEALKECVRQLRLARQEQEEKIRDIVAKKSQVLESENAELQNHIAELKKRLEVTRLEASSMLLQNDLQEKLQAIEKENMNLKTKLLVQSKDLKILLLERDLSNQAAETASKQHLESVKKIARVEAECRRLRHLTRTTTLVNDSRPVQNNVCKESLTDSQSDNGEHMVVVDNELRNSDLWASALIAELDQFKNGKDGSRNLVNNPVEIDIMDDFLEMERLAALPESDRTSSNSEMETDSDKAVARNNSSKVKTEELHNQVTDLQEKFEAIASEKRELEMALMEVRNQLDISCDALVAAKNRLVEMQMQLDSANNSKFAALEDMERLDSERKALELQLESKSLEVEELLMVVTSLEENAGQKELESQLELMSAQAAELHQTVASLEERLQAGRVLCEQQKANGEAARNAKEEMEAQLCSANTETEKLRDIVKALENEVEKDKALHKELTAQLQVKIEEAVDAVKESLEVQLCSANTEAGKLRGIIKALEVEVEKEKALHYKLAAQVELKIEEARTLSVEAVKESLEAQLCSANAEIQKLREITKALENEVEKEKALHEELSAQLEMKIEAEKTLSVESDKETLEEQLQLANSEAVKLRVMVTALEHDVEKEKVFSAELQMQLEALEAIKKVLESELHSAHQDARNLNQKVESLEAKLEEQVSSAEEFTAKAEAVQSERMVMEHQLETAERELIKLTNKVSLLHREIGQERLLSEEYEQKCRKLEAQLSRDSRDAKHWRLANSNGELKVKKEKELANAAGKLAECQKTIASLGRQLKSLTDLDSVVLEPESLESRGMPLPLDFRNGDAEFAVFADDLYDFDLPKGNGSCFSPLPSIQPPSSPPSGMSVFAGGLSTLNSYRSRRGSRRSPILGLITQLEAVLVHAFRVPDCLPACLLLSSSMGLFSSPPKVYKPAADVDLGPGSDEFYISPNVKAPRVAGLLVKIFVWILEMPIIGQIVLYFLKKDNLINKLVSDAEIPEPPLFTATHSWEDIPEQNVSLTKPDLSPAERVQEAVSCLPARLESTLAAPALGLKRWTIRDFSNAYSSGETTPVQVAKRFLAAVKECSGLGLNMAFFISCSPEDIMKQAEQSTLRYQKGTPLSAMDGVLVAVKDEIDCLPYPTTGGTRWLGAARRCSADAACVAQLRACGAILAGKTNMHELGAGTSGINPHHGSTRNPYNVSKVAGGSSSGSAAVVCAGLCPVALGVDGGGSVRMPAALCGVVGFKPTAGRLSNAGVLPLNWTVGMPGILAGTVEDAAIAYSAIVDQSQPSYLRPELNLPLLRSTLSISNIKLAKYAKWFNDSAEDIRSCCDKALQTLHAHYGWQTVDVTVPEIEEMRLAHYVTIGSECTTSLAKYLDKLKRSEIGWDARVALSVYGSFSSRAYLNSQRLRNRQMHFHKEIFKTADVIVSPMTGVTAYTLQDDALSTGELDYINGAALVRYSIAGNFLGLPAITVMVGHDKGGLPIGLQFIGRPWSEATLLHIAFAMQEACAKNYKKPAVFYDLLKKE from the exons ATGGTTATGGACCATGCGGGTTGGCTCTGGAGGCGCAAGTCGTCCGATAAGAGCCCCGGTGGTAGCGACAGCTCTATGTCTGTGTCATCGCACTCCGAGCAGTGCTCTGACGATCAG GAGATTCTGAGGCCTATCTCAAATAATGCTTCGCCATGTCATGACCAATCTCCCAAAGCCTCTTCAAGAAGTAAACTTGATGACAGCCAAGAAGATGGAGTCACAAAATCCTTGAGTAGCAAGCTAGCAGCGGGGGTTAATTTAAATGATCCTACCCCGCAGCATGGCCAATCAGTAGAACCACATGTATTCTCCAATATCAGAGATGAAGAGGTCAAGGAGACCATGAAGGGTTTGAATGACAAACTTTCTGCTGCACTTTTGACTATCAGAGCAAAAGAGGACTTGGTGAAGCAGCATGCTAAAGTCGCAGAAGAGGCTGTCGCAG gttgggaacaagctgaagctgAAGCTACAGTTTTGAAGGGGCTACTTGAAGCTTCTTCTCAGAAGAATGCTTCTCTCGAGGATCAAGTCAGCCACCTAGACGAGGCCCTCAAGGAATGTGTCAGGCAGCTGCGGCTGGCACGGCAAGAACAAGAGGAGAAAATCCGTGACATAGTTGCCAAGAAGTCTCAAGTGCTGGAGTCTGAAAACGCTGAGCTCCAAAACCATATTGCTGAGCTGAAGAAGCGGTTGGAAGTGACCAGATTAGAAGCATCTTCCATGTTATTACAGAATGATCTACAAGAAAAGCTTCAGGCAATTGAGAAAGAGAACATGAACCTTAAGACCAAGCTTCTTGTACAGTCTAAGGATCTGAAGATACTACTGTTGGAAAGAGACCTGAGCAACCAAGCAGCGGAGACAGCGAGTAAGCAGCACTTGGAAAGTGTTAAAAAGATTGCAAGGGTTGAGGCAGAATGCCGCAGGTTACGGCATCTAACTCGCACAACAACATTGGTCAATGATTCTAGGCCTGTACAAAACAATGTTTGCAAGGAATCACTGACTGACAGCCAGTCCGACAATGGGGAGCATATGGTTGTTGTTGATAATGAGCTGCGAAATTCCGACTTGTGGGCATCAGCTTTGATTGCTGAGCTGGATCAATTTAAGAATGGCAAGGATGGTTCAAGAAATCTTGTGAACAATCCTGTTGAGATTGACATAATGGATGATTTCCTTGAAATGGAAAGGTTAGCTGCATTGCCTGAATCAGACCGCACAAGCTCTAACTCTGAAATGGAAACAGATTCTGACAAGGCTGTGGCAAGAAACAACTCCTCAAAAGTCAAAACTGAAGAATTGCACAATCAGGTCACAGATTTGCAAGAGAAGTTCGAAGCAATTGCAAGCGAGAAAAGGGAGCTTGAGATGGCCCTGATGGAGGTTAGAAATCAGCTTGACATTTCCTGCGATGCTCTAGTGGCGGCGAAGAACAGGCTGGTTGAAATGCAAATGCAGTTGGACTCGGCAAATAACTCCAAATTTGCTGCTTTGGAAGACATGGAGCGATTGGACTCAGAAAGGAAGGCTTTGGAGTTGCAGTTGGAGTCCAAATCTCTAGAAGTTGAGGAGCTACTTATGGTTGTAACGTCATTGGAGGAAAATGCAGGGCAGAAAGAGTTGGAGTCGCAGTTGGAACTGATGTCAGCACAAGCCGCAGAGCTTCACCAAACTGTGGCATCATTGGAAGAGAGGCTTCAGGCCGGGAGGGTTCTTTGTGAACAGCAGAAAGCAAATGGAGAGGCTGCGCGGAATGCTAAAGAAGAAATGGAGGCACAGCTGTGTTCAGCAAACACTGAAACAGAGAAACTGCGTGACATTGTCAAAGCACTAGAGAATGAGGTTGAAAAGGATAAGGCGCTGCATAAAGAACTAACAGCACAGTTACAGGTGAAGATCGAAGAAGCTGTTGATGCAGTTAAAGAATCATTGGAGGTGCAGCTGTGCTCAGCAAATACTGAAGCAGGGAAGCTGCGAGGCATTATCAAAGCTCTAGAGGTTGAGGTAGAAAAAGAGAAGGCATTGCATTACAAACTAGCAGCACAAGTAGAGTTGAAAATTGAAGAAGCGAGAACTCTTTCTGTTGAGGCTGTTAAAGAATCCTTGGAGGCACAGCTGTGTTCAGCAAACGCTGAAATACAGAAACTGCGTGAGATCACCAAAGCACTAGAGAATGAGGTAGAAAAAGAGAAGGCGCTTCATGAAGAACTCTCAGCACAATTAGAGATGAAGATTGAAGCAGAGAAAACTCTTTCTGTGGAGTCTGATAAAGAAACATTAGAGGAACAACTCCAGTTAGCAAACTCAGAAGCTGTAAAACTGCGTGTCATGGTGACTGCACTTGAGCACGATGTGGAAAAGGAGAAGGTATTTTCTGCAGAGCTCCAGATGCAGCTAGAAGCTCTAGAGGCCATAAAAAAGGTGTTGGAGTCAGAGCTTCATTCTGCACATCAGGATGCCAGAAATCTCAACCAGAAGGTGGAGTCACTAGAAGCAAAACTTGAGGAACAGGTATCGTCAGCTGAAGAATTCACTGCCAAGGCAGAGGCTGTGCAGTCAGAGAGAATGGTTATGGAGCATCAACTTGAAACAGCGGAGAGGGAGCTCATCAAACTGACAAACAAGGTGAGCTTGCTCCATAGGGAGATTGGGCAGGAGAGATTGCTGTCAGAAGAGTATGAACAGAAATGCCGAAAGCTGGAGGCTCAGCTCTCAAGGGATAGTCGGGACGCGAAACACTGGCGGCTTGCAAACTCAAACGGAGAGCTGAAGGTCAAGAAG GAAAAGGAGCTCGCTAACGCAGCTGGGAAGCTCGCAGAGTGCCAAAAGACCATTGCTTCTCTGGGACGTCAATTGAAATCACTGACAGACCTCGACagtgtggttttggagcctgAAAGCCTGGAATCCAGGGGTATGCCATTGCCGCTGGACTTCAGAAATGGTGATGCTGAATTCGCGGTCTTTGCCGATGATTTATATGACTTTGACCTCCCAAAAGGCAACGGGAGTTGCTTTTCACCGCTCCCATCAATTCAACCACCCTCGTCCCCGCCCTCAGGGATGTCAGTGTTTGCTGGGGGACTTTCGACTCTTAACAGTTACAGGAGCAGACGAGGAAGTAGAAGGT CACCAATTCTCGGCTTAATCACACAGCTAGAAGCAGTCCTTGTCCACGCTTTCAGGGTGCCTgactgcctgcctgcctgcctgctgcTCTCATCGTCCATGGGCCTCTTCAGCTCGCCTCCGAAGGTCTACAAGCCGGCCGCCGACGTCGATCTCGGCCCCGGCAGCGACGAATTCTACATCAGCCCTAATGTCAAAG CTCCTCGGGTTGCTGGGCTTCTGGTGAAGATCTTCGTGTGGATCCTCGAGATGCCGATCATCGGGCAGATCGTGCTCTACTTCTTGAAGAAGGATAATCTCATCAATAAG CTCGTCTCCGATGCCGAAATCCCGGAGCCGCCGCTGTTCACCGCAACCCACAGCTGGGAAG ACATTCCGGAGCAGAATGTGAGCCTGACGAAGCCCGACCTGTCGCCGGCCGAGCGAGTTCAGGAGGCCGTCAGCTGCCTCCCGGCGCGCCTCGAGTCCACGCTCGCCGCGCCAGCGCTGGGCCTCAAGCGCTGGACGATCAGGGACTTCTCCAACGCTTACAGCTCGGGAGAGACCACACCTGTTCAG GTTGCAAAGAGGTTTCTGGCTGCAGTGAAAGAGTGTTCAGGCCTTGGCCTCAACATGGCCTTCTTCATCAGCTGCAGCCCTGAGGACATCATGAAGCAGGCTGAGCAGTCCACACTCAGATACCAGAAAg GGACGCCTCTGTCAGCGATGGATGGCGTGCTGGTGGCGGTGAAAGACGAGATAGACTGCCTACCCTATCCCACCACAG GCGGGACGCGGTGGCTGGGGGCGGCGCGGCGGTGCTCGGCGGACGCGGCGTGCGTGGCGCAGCTGCGGGCGTGCGGCGCCATCCTGGCCGGGAAGACCAACATGCACGAGCTCGGCGCCGGCACCAGCGGCATCAACCCGCATCACGG GTCCACGAGGAACCCGTACAACGTCAGCAAGGTCGCCGGGGGCTCCTCCAGCGGCTCCGCCGCCGTCGTCTGCGCCGGCCTCTGCCCCGTCGCCCTCGGCGTCGACGGAGGCG GCTCCGTCCGGATGCCGGCGGCGCTGTGCGGCGTCGTGGGCTTCAAGCCCACCGCCGGACGCCTCTCCAACGCCGG GGTCCTTCCGCTGAATTGGACGGTCGGGATGCCGGGGATCTTGGCAGGGACGGTCGAGGATGCTGCCATCGC ATATTCAGCGATCGTTGATCAGTCTCAACCATCCTACCTGCGG CCTGAGCTGAACCTGCCTCTGCTCAGGTCCACACTGTCCATCAGCAACATCAAGCTAGCGAAATACGCAAAG TGGTTCAATGACAGCGCAGAGGATATCAGAAGCTGCTGTGACAAAGCTCTCCAGACGCTGCATGCACACTATGGCTGGCAG ACTGTGGATGTGACGGTTCCTGAGATCGAGGAGATGCGGCTTGCGCACTACGTGACTATCGGTTCAGAATGCACTACCTCGCTCGCTAAATACCTTGACAAGCT GAAGAGGTCTGAAATTGGTTGGGACGCAAGGGTCGCGCTGAGCGTCTACGGTTCATTCAGCAGCAGAGCTTACCTGAACTCGCAACGGCTTCG GAACCGTCAGATGCACTTCCACAAGGAGATCTTCAAGACAGCAGACGTGATCGTCTCACCGATGACAGG TGTGACCGCCTACACGCTGCAAGACGATGCGCTGAGCACCGGGGAACTCGACTACATAAACGGAG CCGCGCTGGTCCGGTACTCCATAGCAGGGAACTTCCTGGGATTGCCGGCCATCACCGTCATG GTTGGGCATGACAAGGGCGGGCTTCCCATCGGGCTTCAGTTCATCGGCAGGCCGTGGTCGGAGGCGACTCTGCTCCACATAGCATTTGCAATGCAG GAAGCGTGCGCCAAGAACTACAAGAAGCCGGCGGTGTTCTACGATCTCCTCAAGAAAGAGTGA